One part of the Arabidopsis thaliana chromosome 4, partial sequence genome encodes these proteins:
- the NTRB gene encoding NADPH-dependent thioredoxin reductase B (NADPH-dependent thioredoxin reductase B (NTRB); FUNCTIONS IN: thioredoxin-disulfide reductase activity; INVOLVED IN: pollen germination, thioredoxin biosynthetic process, cell growth, seed development, cell redox homeostasis; LOCATED IN: cytosol, mitochondrion, chloroplast envelope; CONTAINS InterPro DOMAIN/s: Pyridine nucleotide-disulphide oxidoreductase, class-II, active site (InterPro:IPR008255), FAD-dependent pyridine nucleotide-disulphide oxidoreductase (InterPro:IPR013027), Pyridine nucleotide-disulphide oxidoreductase, class-II (InterPro:IPR000103), Thioredoxin reductase (InterPro:IPR005982), Pyridine nucleotide-disulphide oxidoreductase, NAD-binding region (InterPro:IPR001327); BEST Arabidopsis thaliana protein match is: NADPH-dependent thioredoxin reductase A (TAIR:AT2G17420.1); Has 22764 Blast hits to 22762 proteins in 2961 species: Archae - 698; Bacteria - 15900; Metazoa - 139; Fungi - 313; Plants - 208; Viruses - 0; Other Eukaryotes - 5506 (source: NCBI BLink).): protein MNCVSRLKCLISKARSFARLGGESTLSQPPSLASAAFSSSAVMNGLETHNTRLCIVGSGPAAHTAAIYAARAELKPLLFEGWMANDIAPGGQLTTTTDVENFPGFPEGILGVELTDKFRKQSERFGTTIFTETVTKVDFSSKPFKLFTDSKAILADAVILATGAVAKRLSFVGSGEASGGFWNRGISACAVCDGAAPIFRNKPLAVIGGGDSAMEEANFLTKYGSKVYIIHRRDAFRASKIMQQRALSNPKIDVIWNSSVVEAYGDGERDVLGGLKVKNVVTGDVSDLKVSGLFFAIGHEPATKFLDGGVELDSDGYVVTKPGTTQTSVPGVFAAGDVQDKKYRQAITAAGTGCMAALDAEHYLQEIGSQQGKSD from the exons ATGAACTGTGTGAGTCGTTTAAAGTGTTTGATAAGCAAAGCACGAAGCTTTGCACGGCTTGGTGGTGAATCCACTCTCTCTCAACCGCCGTCTCTCGCCTCCGCCGCGTTTTCTTCATCCGCCGTCATGAATGGTCTCGAAACTCACAACACAAGGCTCTGTATCGTAGGAAGTGGCCCAGCGGCACACACGGCGGCGATTTACGCAGCTAGGGCTGAACTTAAACCTCTTCTCTTCGAAGGATGGATGGCTAACGACATCGCTCCCGGTGGTCAACTAACAACCACCACCGACGTCGAGAATTTCCCCGGATTTCCAGAAGGTATTCTCGGAGTAGAGCTCACTGACAAATTCCGTAAACAATCGGAGCGATTCGGTACTACGATATTTACAGAGACGGTGACGAAAGTCGATTTCTCTTCGAAACCGTTTAAGCTATTCACAGATTCAAAAGCCATTCTCGCTGACGCTGTGATTCTCGCTACTGGAGCTGTGGCTAAGCGGCTTAGCTTCGTTGGATCTGGTGAAGCTTCTGGAGGTTTCTGGAACCGTGGAATCTCCGCTTGTGCTGTTTGCGACGGAGCTGCTCCGATATTCCGTAACAAACCTCTTGCGGTGATCGGTGGAGGCGATTCAGCAATGGAAGAAGCAAACTTTCTTACAAAATATGGATCTAAAGTGTATATAATCCATAGGAGAGATGCTTTTAGAGCGTCTAAGATTATGCAGCAGCGAGCTTTGTCTAATCCTAAGATTGATGTGATTTGGAACTCGTCTGTTGTGGAAGCTtatggagatggagaaagagatgTGCTTGGAGGATTGAAAGTGAAGAATGTGGTTACCGGAGATGTTTCTGATTTAAAAGTTTCTGGATTGTTCTTTGCTATTGGTCATGAGCCAGCTACCAAGTTTTTGGATGGTGGTGTTGAGTTAGATTCGGATGGTTATGTTGTCACGAAGCCTGGTACTACACAGACTAGCGTTCCCGGAGTTTTCGCTGCGGGTGATGTTCAGGATAAGAAGTATAGGCAAGCCATCACTGCTGCAGGAACTG GGTGCATGGCAGCTTTGGATGCAGAGCATTACTTACAAGAGATTGGATCTCAGCAAGGTAAGAGTGATTGA